In Oceanidesulfovibrio indonesiensis, the sequence TTATATATATTTGATATAACAAATTTAATTGTCTGTTTTAGCTTGTCGGCATTGCGCCGTTCAGCTTATTCAGTGACGATTTTTTCCGAATTGACACGCCGTTTTCAACTTTGTGAAATTTTGACTGGATATTCTTCGCCCCTGGCTATTGTTTGTCTGATTATGAAAAACAACCGCCGCCAACGTTGCCGCACGCCTTTCAATTTTCCTCGAAAAAACTTCGATACGGTGACACCACCCGCCAACACGGATTGCACAGAGACATTTCCACGAGAGCACGGTCGCTGCAGGAATGATGAATGGAGGCAAATACATGGCAGCCAGTTGCCCAAAGGCCTCGCCTTTTGTACAACCACATGAAACGCCAACATTTTTTAAGGAGACTCCGATGTCCGCTGATGACAAGGCACCGCTTGATACTACGACCGAGGAACTGAGAAGAATCCGCCAGCAGCTTAAGGAACTGACCGAGGCCGTGTACGCCATGGCCGGCGTCATGCTCATGACCGGCATGCCCCAGTACGGCCCTGAAGGCGCCGTCAATCAGCTGCGCACGGTGAGATCGGCCATGTCTTCATCGGATTTCTGCAGCAAGTCGACGCCGGAGGGCGACAAGTCGGAAGGCTCTGACAAGAAATAGACCACGTGGAGAGTGCGGCTGTCTGTCGTGGACAGTCGACGTTCCCTCCCCATGCGCCGCAGTTTGGCTGTAACCGAGTCGGCAACACAAAAAACGCCCGGAGGAGCTAGTCTTCCGGGCGTTTCGAATTTGTCTGCAATTTTGCAGGCTATTGCAGCCAGGAGTTCACGAGGTCCGGGTTTTCCTCGACGAACTTCTTGGCGGCATCTTCGGGATCCATGCCTTCGCGAATCCAGACCATGACGGTGGCCATGTCGTCGGCGCTCCACTCGAACTTGTCGAGGAAGTTGTAGACTTCGGGCATGTCATCCTTCAAGCCCTTGCGCACCAGAGTCAGAATCTGGCCGTCTTCGGCCTTGCCGTAGATGTTTTTGGGGTCTTCCAGGTATTTGAGCTCCCAGGTGCCCCACTTCCAGTGCGGAGTCCAGCCGGTAACCACGACCCAGTTTTCATTGCGGATGCCATCGGCCAGGGCGGCGGTCATCATGGCGCCGGTGGAGTCCACGAGTTGCATGTCCTTGAGGTCGTACGCTTCAATGGCTTTTTCGGTTTGCTGCATGATGCCCGCGCCAGGATCGATACCGATGATGTCACCCTTGAACTTGTCGGCGTTGGCATTGAGCTCTTCGATGGAATTGATGGTCACATAGGCGGGAACCACGAGGCCGGACTGCACGCCGAACATGTTCGGCCCAAGGTTCTCAACCTTGCCCTCCACCGCCTTGAGGTTGTCGGCCTGCAACGGCTGCCATGATGCCACCATGCCATCCACATCGCCGGCCGCCACCGCGACGTACATGGGACCGACGGATACGGGAATGATCTCCACATCCACCCCAAGCTTTTCCTCAAGGACAGTCTTCACCACGTTGGTGGACGCCACCTCGGAAGCCCACTCCACATAGGCCAGCTCGACCTTCGCCGCCCAGGCGAAGGATACCGTGAGCAAGGTGATGAGCACCGCTGCTGTGAACGTCTTGATGCAGCGCGTCAGTTTCATTGGTTGTTCTCCTTGTTTTTCTTGCATGTTGGTCAAAATACACCCGCAGGGAGACCAGAACAGATTACGCCTTCGTGCGCTGGCCGACCTTCTGCAGGACGCGGTCGAGAATGATGGCGATGATGACGATGCCTATGCCCGCCTCGAAGCCGTCGCCCATGCGCATGCGCTGGATCGCTTTCCAGACCTCGCCGCCCAGCCCGCGGGCGCCGATCATGGCGGCGATGACGACCATGGAGAGAGCGAGCATGACCGTCTGGTTCACGCCGGCCATGATGGTGGGCGTGGCCAGGGGCATCTCCAACTTGACCAGCCGCTGCCAGCGGTTGGAACCGAAAGCCTCGGCGCATTCCACCAGCTCCTTGGGCACCTGCTGGATGCCGAGCGCAGTGAGCCGGATGGCCGGGGGCATGGCGAACACCACCGTGGAAAAAATCGCGGCGACCTTGCCCAAGCCAAAGAATGGAATGGCCGGAATGAGGTAGACGAATGCCGGCATGGTCTGCATGACGTCCAGAATGGGCATGACGATGCGGTTGACCACCTTGCTCACCGCGGCGGCAATACCCAAAGGCACGCCGATAAGGATGGCGACGAAAGTGGCGATGAGCACCAGCGAGATGGTGGAGACGGTGGCGGCCCAGAGCTCGATATTCCAGATGAGCAGGAGCCCCAATGCAGTGAAGATGGTGATGCCACGGTTTTTGCGGGACAGATAGAACGCCAGGGCGGTG encodes:
- a CDS encoding glycine betaine ABC transporter substrate-binding protein, which gives rise to MKLTRCIKTFTAAVLITLLTVSFAWAAKVELAYVEWASEVASTNVVKTVLEEKLGVDVEIIPVSVGPMYVAVAAGDVDGMVASWQPLQADNLKAVEGKVENLGPNMFGVQSGLVVPAYVTINSIEELNANADKFKGDIIGIDPGAGIMQQTEKAIEAYDLKDMQLVDSTGAMMTAALADGIRNENWVVVTGWTPHWKWGTWELKYLEDPKNIYGKAEDGQILTLVRKGLKDDMPEVYNFLDKFEWSADDMATVMVWIREGMDPEDAAKKFVEENPDLVNSWLQ
- a CDS encoding ABC transporter permease, translating into MEIPSIPLGAIIEAFINFLVDNLAGVTKAFSAIVESMLELIEDGLLSMPPWVLIIAITALAFYLSRKNRGITIFTALGLLLIWNIELWAATVSTISLVLIATFVAILIGVPLGIAAAVSKVVNRIVMPILDVMQTMPAFVYLIPAIPFFGLGKVAAIFSTVVFAMPPAIRLTALGIQQVPKELVECAEAFGSNRWQRLVKLEMPLATPTIMAGVNQTVMLALSMVVIAAMIGARGLGGEVWKAIQRMRMGDGFEAGIGIVIIAIILDRVLQKVGQRTKA